In Xenopus tropicalis strain Nigerian chromosome 5, UCB_Xtro_10.0, whole genome shotgun sequence, one genomic interval encodes:
- the adipoq gene encoding adiponectin, C1Q and collagen domain containing precursor: protein MWDLPSFCVLFLMVPLSALADDGTDQSARSPCANWMGGVPGYPGHNGLPGRDGKDGKNGEKGDMGEPGPKGPEGETGKTGPAGPEGSRGFPGAPGMKGDSPYIQRSAFSMGLSTKSSLPNVPIRFTKVFYNEQRHYDDSTGKFRCAIKGLYQFSYHLTVYMKDVKVGLYRNNKPVMFTFDQFQSNNVDQASGSVLLHLEVGDEVWLQIYGDESFSGIYGDNLNDSTFTGILLYPD from the exons ATGTGGGATTTGCCCTCCTTCTGTGTTCTGTTTCTGATGGTACCTCTTAGCGCCTTGGCTGACGATGGCACTGACCAGTCTGCAAGAAGTCCTTGTGCTAACTGGATGGGAGGGGTTCCTGGCTACCCTGGACACAATGGCCTTCCAGGAAGAGATGGCAAAGATGGAAAGAATGGAGAAAAGGGAGACATGGGAGAACCAG GTCCAAAAGGCCCTGAAGGTGAAACAGGGAAGACAGGACCTGCAGGACCCGAGGGGTCCCGTGGTTTTCCTGGGGCACCTGGAATGAAAGGAGACAGCCCTTACATCCAACGTTCCGCTTTCAGCATGGGACTGAGCACTAAATCCTCTCTTCCCAACGTTCCTATCCGCTTTACCAAGGTGTTCTACAATGAGCAGCGGCATTACGACGACAGTACAGGGAAATTCCGCTGCGCTATCAAAGGCCTGTACCAGTTCTCATATCACCTTACCGTCTACATGAAAGATGTCAAAGTCGGACTTTACCGAAATAATAAACCAGTAATGTTCACTTTTGATCAGTTTCAGAGCAACAATGTTGACCAAGCCTCTGGCTCAGTCCTGCTACACCTTGAAGTTGGGGATGAAGTTTGGCTCCAGATATATGGGGATGAGAGCTTTTCCGGCATCTATGGAGATAATCTGAATGATTCCACTTTCACTGGCATCCTTCTGTACCCAGACTAA